From Myxocyprinus asiaticus isolate MX2 ecotype Aquarium Trade chromosome 47, UBuf_Myxa_2, whole genome shotgun sequence:
AAGACTGGAGCAACGTTTACCTGTGTAAACAGAAGCGGAAATGCTGGTTTAATGCTGAAGAGGATTATTTtattgatgttaaaatattttcttatatcCATTAATGCGCAGAGAacactataagtaagccattcatagattgatttccctgaaaatatttctattctgtttgtttcagctTCCCGACCAGCCCCACACAGAAACTTTGGACCGATGACATAAGTTTGGGCCAATGAAAACGGCTttgaaaacagtttttatttttgcaattccatttggtgaagcTAGTGGCCCAAAAATTTACACTTCACTTTTAAGTCTCTCGTCTAAGttaaaagttaattatttcttcaattgaaaaaaataatggttaaaaatttttatttttagcattttattgaAAAGCATGTCCTTCCACATCTGCAATATAAAGCTTTCTCATGCTCTGGACAGCTTGCATTAAACACTTTTTTCCACTGTGTGTTTTTAATGATAGAAATACTACCGCAAGTCAAAAGTTCATACACACGTGATGAATTTGTTTCTCAGAATCAAAGagtgtgatttttttcccccccagACCACTTAAGCGCAAACCACTCCCCACAGTCATGACTAAACCCTCAGGAATGTTTTCATTGGTCATCTCAATCACAGTACTGATTAGCCACACAACGCTATTCTTCAAAAACCAAAAAGTCATTCTGTCAATAAACTGTTATTGAAAACTACCAGCCGTTTGTCGGCATCTGATCCATTCACGATCTCTCTGAAGTCTGACCTATTCACAGGTGACTGTGTGATTGAGATGATGCGGGGCGTGGTGCGCGCTTAAATAGTCTGGGGGGTGGAATCACACTGATAAAGAAGCAAACgtgtgaactccttcaatactgtttaaaaaacacatttatggtgggggcctgggtagctcagcaagtaaagacgctggctaccacacctggagtcgtgagtttgaatccagggcttgctgagtgactccagccaggcttcctaagcaaccagttggcccggttgctagggagggtagagtcacatggggtaacctcctcctggtcactataatgtgttttgCTCACAGTGGGGCGCATGGTTAGTTGTGTGTGGATACCGTGGATagcgcgctacgtctccgcggtaacgcactcaacaagtcacgtgataagatgcgcggattgacggtctcagacgcggaggcaactgagattcgtcctccgccacccggattgacgctagtcactacgccaccacgaggacttagagcgcattgggaattcggcatgctaaattggggagaaaatccccaaaaaataataaaaaataaataaatgaacctttacgtaatctagacaaagggtggctactttaagTAGTGTAAGACAGTTTTGATATGTTTTCCTAATTTtgggtcactacataattcttcaatttacatatttccatttgTGTCATTtcgtagttttgatgacttcgtacataatttatgagttggctatttcgtatggtctcgcacgatgttgttcgcatcaACTCGTATGACTTCATCATACCAGAAGTCAtcggctgtagtgaaagtcgtagaaattcaaacgagtgcagtcgcatgatatcgtacgaattagccaaatttagaaaagtcgtacgaatcctgacgatttcgccgtgagagcgTGTTGAACGAGTAGGTGTTTTCAAACTGTTGACTGGTTGTGTAGGTTAACTATCGATTCATTATTGCAGCCCTAGTAATCAATCCAGAATGTTTTGTAAAGTACAGAGGGGAATGATTTGCTGTTTCTTCAGTCAAGTAATAGTATGTGCTGTAATTTAGGAAGTGTGGGTGTATTACAGTGTGTCCTGATCTGACCATGGTTTTGAGTCGTGCCCTCTGCTGCCCCCTTGTGGTcacactgctgtgtgcattttaacCCGAGCAGCGTTCACGACCCTCCGCTGGTCTCTCCATGTTTAAAGAGTGGATATTTTGGAATAGCACTGAATTATGCTTTACTTTGGCTTGTGTGCTGCACCGGCTATGAGATATGTGTAATTGTTTCAAGACATTTGGACGGTACACCGAGTATCCAAAAGTGCACACGGTAGCAGAGAGCACTTCGACAGCGGGGCCCGTTGGCTGTCAGGTCTGGCCGCACATAGACCTCCAAATGATTTACACCGGGACACAATGGCACCATTAATTAGAATTATTGCGATGAGAGTTTAGGCTGCCTGTTTAATCAGCTCTCCTCCAATAAAACCTGTGATTATTGGCTTTTGCCACTTTCGGCTCTAGACAGTTTTGATGTACTATGTTTAAAATTGCACGTGGACCGTGGAGGTGCGCTAGAACCCTCGGCCCGGAGCGCTGGCTCACGGCGGTTCACATAAGCACTCCTGCGGGTTTGTTTGGGTTAGATGCAGGATCGGGAACCATAGGCTCGGTTGGGTGAAACAGCGCCAGTGAGGCGTTGGATACGGGCCAGATATCCTTAAGCCCCCCTGCATTTAACTAAAAACACATTGAACAGGGGCGACAGTAAGAACAAGTGTACATTAGGCTAAAAAGCACAATGTCAGATTCTGTGCGTGTGTGTTAGGGCTGGGTGGTGTGACCAAAATTTCATATCAAGTTACTTGATGAAAgattaacaaaacaaacatttttatttggcaTTTTGTATTAGATTGTGGTGGTTTAAATTCCTTGAGGAAATAGTTTTATATGGCTGACACCAGAGTCGAACCAGATTCAGTTTAAGAGTTTTTAtagaaaaagattttaaaaatcttatatacgttttttttttttttaatcacaacaacttttattacattttaactcGGGTTTCATCCTGAAAATAGCCATGGAAGCAGGCATGGTGTTAAATCACAAACAAACATTGTTATtctgaataacatgcactgacgAATCAAAAtatgaccaggaatgtgtattacaGAAGTAAATTGCGTCAATTTTATCTTATCAAATTTTGCCTCTCAGTTGAATTCATCTTATTTTAAGGaagtgtattttatatttttatagaaagaaattataaaacattttatctgatttattaaaatttttttgcaATGTTGCGAATACTATTTTACACGAAATGCAACTTTACACTAAAAACACTGAATTGAAAAAATGATAAACAGTTGTATTTTACTACATGTTAGAGCCATAAATAGCTCTAAAATATGGGTTCGTAAATAAAGATGTTTTtctaaatattaaaggaatattcccggttcagtacaaattaaactcaatcgacagcatttgtgggattatattgattaccacaaaaattcattcttGTCtataaaaagcacaaatgtgtgttccagtgagacacttacaatggaagtcaatggggtcaataatctgtaaacattaaaatactcactgtttcaaaagtatagacacaagacataaacaatatgtgtgttaacatgatttacacttactaaccttttctgtgtaaagttacagccaattttacaacttacaaTTTTACAAGCCAcgatgacgatgtaatgtcaacaaaccctataaccctaaaacAGCAgtgaaaattatgatttaaacaacattacagctaaaataatatgagttttaacagaagaattaatgtgattttataaaataataatcttcacatttctgcctttaaaccctccaaaacgtgtctcactgtaacctccatttttgcttttttaaagaaaagatggaacgagtcgaaattaatttttgtggttatcaacatcatgcaacaaatgctgtcggtagagcttaacttgtactgaacccggaatattcctttaagtggtttTTGTACATAAAGATAtgcttattttgaatattttttgaaTATTTGGTCTAATATAGTGCCATTTTTAAGAGAAcataaattatttcaaatttaAATATTCCCTCCTTTTGTATCACATGACTACTCAATTCCATACGTAATACGTATACTTAAATAACCTTTAACTTTTTGAATGTGACAGTCTGGACAGTCTATTAACTGCGGAATCATATTTAATTTAAAGTTTGTTCACATGGAAATAGTTCCCAAGTTTTACCCGCCTTTACACTACTGAAGTAAATATTGTCAAATTTGATTTCATCGTATAGTATCGTTAATTTTGCCTCTCAGTTGAATCTTGTTTAAAGTGAAGATAttttacaaacaaaaatatataatatgcatataaaaaaataaatgcaacaaaTGCTAATTCTAAAGTCTGATCTCATTCTGTCTTCTCTTTTCTAGGAAGCGCTCAGTGACGCATGCACAGCTAATGCATGATAAGGGACGGACACTGCAGGATTTCAAGAGGCGCATGTGGCTGACAGAACTCTTGCATGAAGTGCACACAGCAGAGATCCGTGAAGTGCAGCAGCGGGGCGCCGTCGGCAGCAGCGGAGGGGGAGGGGGCGGTTTTACCGTTGCTGTGCCGGTGGGTGTGGGGGTTGCCATGGGAACGGACATCGTCCATCCGAAACCCGCAGGCGGCACGAAGAATCTGCCGATCAGCTTCCGGCTTGAGGACGAGGAGGGTACGAACCTCCCACAGGAAACCAACAAGTCGCAAACGTACAAAGAGAGCACGCTGAAGGACATTGGCAAACGGAAGAAAAAAGGCCGTGCGGGAAAGAGGAGGGAGGgggagaagaggaagaggagggctCGTTCGCTTGGCCGATCACCGCTAGAAGAGTTCGGGAGTGGCTTCCACCTGGAGTGGCGGCCATACTTGGGCCAGCGTGTGGCGCTGCACTAAGACACTGTCAGTCTCTGACAACGGTAATTACTTTGACACTGCACacaactaataaaaataaaaacagcattattttactaaaaagaaaaaagaaattctcctcaatgtggaatgcccaattcgcaatgcgctctaagtcctcgtggtggcgtagtgactcgcctcaatccaggtggtggaggacgaatctcagttgcctccgcgtctgagaccgtcaatccgcgcatcttatcacgtggcttgttgagcgcgttaccgcggagacataggcttcacgctattctccgcggcatccacacacaactcaccacgcgcccctggtgagagtgagaaccacattatagcgaccacgagaaggttaccccatgtgactctaccctccctagcaaccaggccaatttggttgcttaggagacctggctggagtcactcagctcaccctggattcgaactcacaac
This genomic window contains:
- the pthlha gene encoding parathyroid hormone-like hormone a, which codes for MMRMLCSGRVLQQWFFTLFLLCSPVPHHGRHVDALSSRMKRSVTHAQLMHDKGRTLQDFKRRMWLTELLHEVHTAEIREVQQRGAVGSSGGGGGGFTVAVPVGVGVAMGTDIVHPKPAGGTKNLPISFRLEDEEGTNLPQETNKSQTYKESTLKDIGKRKKKGRAGKRREGEKRKRRARSLGRSPLEEFGSGFHLEWRPYLGQRVALH